From the Streptomyces sp. KMM 9044 genome, one window contains:
- a CDS encoding RloB family protein: MSSRRRSRKDAASTVMPPQAPPPQYSRRERVLYVGCEGEATEYDYLRYLNKEYGSGDSETGRPAFTIKPVRKADGLIPSRAVEAVVDAARGEDETWVLFDRDSHHDIPEAFEAAAASDTEVCFSHPSFELWLLLHFQPFGGAQGAAKNTHVLEKLRKADPAYKRFDKPDKGLGDARTKALKGREKAAVRHARALVGQCEHGACKPANATFEAPEYGRSEKERAPRSGHAKNCEPLNRDPSTDVWRLLVSLGIVKV, translated from the coding sequence ATGAGCAGCAGACGCAGGTCGAGGAAGGACGCGGCGAGCACGGTGATGCCGCCGCAGGCGCCTCCGCCGCAGTACTCACGTCGCGAGCGGGTGCTGTACGTGGGATGCGAAGGCGAGGCGACCGAGTACGACTACCTGCGCTACCTCAACAAGGAGTACGGGAGCGGGGACAGCGAGACCGGCCGGCCGGCCTTCACCATCAAGCCGGTCCGCAAGGCCGACGGCCTGATCCCGTCCCGCGCCGTCGAGGCGGTCGTCGACGCGGCCCGGGGGGAGGACGAGACCTGGGTGCTCTTCGACCGGGACAGCCACCACGACATCCCCGAGGCCTTCGAGGCCGCAGCGGCCTCGGACACCGAGGTCTGCTTCTCCCACCCCTCCTTCGAACTGTGGCTGCTGCTGCACTTCCAGCCGTTCGGCGGCGCCCAGGGCGCGGCGAAGAACACGCACGTCCTGGAGAAGCTGCGCAAGGCCGACCCCGCGTACAAGCGGTTCGACAAGCCCGACAAGGGTCTGGGCGATGCCCGTACCAAGGCGCTGAAGGGCAGGGAGAAGGCGGCGGTGCGGCACGCGCGAGCCCTGGTCGGTCAGTGCGAGCACGGTGCGTGCAAGCCCGCCAACGCCACGTTCGAGGCTCCGGAGTACGGCCGCTCGGAGAAGGAACGGGCCCCCCGCTCGGGGCACGCCAAGAACTGCGAGCCGCTGAACCGCGACCCGTCCACCGACGTGTGGCGGCTCCTGGTCAGCCTGGGCATCGTCAAGGTCTGA
- a CDS encoding AAA family ATPase → MLLRFRVANHRSIRDEAELTLVAAGGVDSSDSVARDSGIAQDGGGHVPVLPVAGIFGANASGKSNMLSAFHAMREAVRTSFADWAKYPGVPHRQPFKLDAAGAEETTLFEVDLVLGARTPVRYTYGFELSDDRVEAEWLHAYPGGVRQVWFDREADRPAEDGDAYLFESPAFTGRRDDLVALTRPNALFLSTAATLNDPQLSALHRWFLNNLWLMTPGEDISHRADWTKRRLTERHDDTGYRERLVQLLAAADLGVTGFDLDPDTGTVSLRHRTEGAEAVPLDFLTEESFGTHAWFAFLGPMLTVLDNGATLLVDELDSSLHPTLAAEVVRLFQDREANAKGAQLIFTTHDATLLGNAVLDRPLGRDQVWLTAKTKSGATELYPLVAAHPEAGEDLERGYLRGRYGGVPRVTPGEIAREVSQLEEKAAATA, encoded by the coding sequence GTGCTTCTGCGCTTTCGAGTGGCGAACCACCGCTCGATCCGGGACGAGGCCGAGCTGACACTTGTCGCTGCGGGCGGTGTGGACAGTTCCGACAGCGTCGCGCGGGACAGCGGGATCGCTCAGGACGGTGGCGGGCACGTGCCGGTGCTGCCCGTCGCCGGGATCTTCGGTGCGAACGCTTCCGGCAAGAGCAACATGCTCAGCGCGTTCCACGCCATGCGGGAGGCGGTACGCACCTCCTTCGCGGACTGGGCCAAGTATCCCGGGGTACCGCACCGGCAGCCCTTCAAGCTGGACGCCGCCGGCGCCGAGGAGACCACCCTCTTCGAGGTCGACCTGGTCCTGGGCGCCCGCACCCCCGTCCGTTACACGTACGGCTTCGAACTCTCCGACGACCGGGTGGAGGCCGAATGGCTGCACGCCTACCCGGGCGGCGTCCGGCAGGTCTGGTTCGACCGGGAGGCGGACCGCCCGGCGGAGGACGGCGACGCGTACCTCTTCGAGAGCCCGGCCTTCACCGGCCGCCGCGACGACCTGGTCGCACTCACCCGGCCGAACGCCCTCTTCCTCTCCACCGCGGCCACCCTCAACGACCCTCAGCTGTCCGCCCTGCACCGCTGGTTCCTGAACAACCTGTGGCTGATGACCCCGGGGGAGGACATCAGCCACCGTGCCGACTGGACCAAGCGCCGCCTCACCGAACGTCACGACGACACCGGCTACCGCGAACGACTCGTCCAGCTCCTGGCCGCCGCCGACCTGGGCGTCACCGGCTTCGATCTCGATCCGGACACCGGTACGGTCTCCCTTCGGCACCGGACGGAGGGGGCGGAAGCGGTGCCGCTCGACTTCCTCACCGAGGAAAGCTTCGGCACACACGCGTGGTTCGCCTTCCTCGGCCCGATGCTCACCGTCCTCGACAACGGGGCGACGCTGCTGGTCGACGAGCTCGATTCCAGTCTCCACCCCACGCTGGCCGCCGAGGTCGTCCGCCTCTTCCAGGACCGTGAGGCCAATGCCAAGGGTGCCCAGCTGATCTTCACCACGCATGACGCCACCCTGCTCGGCAACGCCGTGCTGGACCGTCCGCTCGGCCGCGACCAGGTATGGCTCACCGCGAAGACGAAGTCCGGCGCGACCGAGCTGTATCCGCTGGTCGCAGCCCATCCGGAGGCCGGCGAGGACCTGGAGCGCGGCTATCTGCGGGGCCGGTACGGAGGGGTGCCCCGGGTGACCCCGGGCGAGATCGCCCGTGAGGTGTCCCAGCTGGAGGAGAAGGCGGCAGCGACGGCGTGA
- the mnmA gene encoding tRNA 2-thiouridine(34) synthase MnmA, translated as MTETPQPSRPLRVLAAMSGGVDSAVAAARAAEAGHDVTGVHLALSANPQSFRTGARGCCTVEDSRDARRAADVIGIPFYVWDLADRFREDVVENFVAEYEAGRTPNPCLRCNEKIKFAALLDKALALGFDAVATGHYARVVTLPDGTRELHRASDMAKDQSYVLGVLDDRQLAHAMFPLGDTVTTKDEIRAEAGRRGLAVARKPDSHDICFIADGDTQGFLANRLGRAEGDIVDESGTRIGTHEGAHGFTIGQRKGLRIGTPAPDGKPRYVLDISPVTNTVTVGPADSLDVGALTAVEPRWCGTAPAGPGTYTAQLRAHGGETEVRAELVGDTLHASFTEPVRGVAPGQAIVLYDGTRVVGSATIATTVRREAATA; from the coding sequence ATGACTGAGACCCCGCAGCCCTCCCGTCCCCTTCGCGTCCTGGCCGCCATGTCCGGCGGCGTCGACTCCGCCGTGGCCGCGGCCCGTGCCGCCGAAGCGGGACACGACGTGACCGGCGTCCACCTCGCGCTCTCCGCGAACCCGCAGTCCTTCCGCACGGGCGCGCGGGGCTGCTGCACCGTCGAGGACTCGCGCGACGCCCGCCGCGCCGCCGACGTCATCGGCATCCCGTTCTACGTGTGGGATCTCGCCGACCGCTTCCGCGAGGACGTGGTGGAGAACTTCGTCGCCGAGTACGAGGCCGGCCGCACCCCCAACCCGTGCCTGCGCTGCAACGAGAAGATCAAGTTCGCCGCGTTGCTGGACAAGGCCCTCGCCCTCGGCTTCGACGCCGTGGCCACCGGCCACTACGCGCGCGTGGTCACCCTGCCCGACGGCACGCGCGAACTGCACCGCGCCTCCGACATGGCCAAGGACCAGTCGTACGTCCTCGGGGTACTGGACGACCGGCAGCTCGCCCACGCGATGTTCCCGCTGGGCGACACGGTGACCACCAAGGACGAGATCCGCGCGGAGGCCGGGCGCAGGGGGCTGGCGGTGGCCAGGAAGCCCGACTCGCACGACATCTGCTTCATCGCCGACGGCGACACCCAGGGCTTCCTCGCGAACCGGCTGGGCCGGGCCGAGGGCGACATCGTCGACGAGTCCGGCACCAGGATCGGCACGCACGAGGGCGCCCACGGCTTCACCATCGGCCAGCGCAAGGGTCTGCGGATCGGCACCCCCGCCCCCGACGGCAAGCCCCGGTACGTCCTGGACATCTCCCCGGTGACCAACACGGTCACCGTCGGTCCCGCGGACTCCCTCGACGTCGGCGCGCTCACCGCGGTCGAGCCCCGCTGGTGCGGTACCGCCCCGGCCGGCCCCGGCACCTACACCGCCCAGCTCCGCGCCCACGGCGGCGAGACCGAGGTGAGGGCGGAGCTGGTCGGTGACACGCTGCACGCGTCGTTCACGGAGCCCGTGCGCGGGGTGGCTCCCGGGCAGGCGATCGTGCTGTACGACGGCACCCGGGTGGTCGGCTCCGCCACCATCGCCACCACGGTTCGCCGGGAAGCCGCCACCGCCTGA
- a CDS encoding N-acetylmuramoyl-L-alanine amidase: MGERRASRDRVTRDGDRRIGRRALIVGGVAAAAGTAALARDELGRLWWRVPGVEKPREDGVVDFAGARWVAASDANWRRADRPDDFGIDMVIVHVTQGSFDSAVRAFQDPGHQAATHYIVGQDGRVTQMIRELDVAYHAGNRDYNERSVGIEHEGFVDRPQDLTDEMYEASARLAARICARYDIPVDREHIIGHIEVPGTDHTDPGPHWDWDRYMKLVRRALTAQA, from the coding sequence ATGGGGGAGAGAAGAGCTTCCAGGGACCGGGTCACCAGGGACGGGGACCGTCGCATCGGCCGGCGGGCCCTGATCGTCGGCGGGGTGGCCGCCGCCGCGGGGACGGCCGCGCTCGCACGGGACGAACTGGGCCGCCTGTGGTGGAGGGTGCCGGGGGTCGAGAAGCCCCGTGAGGACGGTGTCGTCGACTTCGCGGGCGCGCGCTGGGTGGCGGCCTCGGACGCCAACTGGCGGCGCGCGGACCGGCCCGACGACTTCGGCATAGACATGGTGATCGTGCATGTCACCCAGGGCAGTTTCGACAGCGCGGTGCGGGCCTTCCAGGACCCCGGGCACCAGGCGGCGACGCACTACATCGTCGGCCAGGACGGACGCGTCACGCAGATGATCCGCGAGCTGGACGTGGCCTACCACGCGGGAAACCGCGACTACAACGAGCGCAGTGTCGGCATCGAGCACGAGGGGTTCGTGGACCGGCCGCAGGACCTCACGGACGAGATGTACGAGGCCTCGGCCCGGCTCGCGGCCCGGATCTGCGCCCGCTACGACATCCCGGTCGACCGGGAGCACATCATCGGCCACATCGAGGTGCCGGGCACCGACCACACCGACCCGGGTCCGCACTGGGACTGGGACCGCTACATGAAGCTGGTCCGCCGGGCGCTCACGGCACAGGCCTGA
- a CDS encoding cysteine desulfurase family protein: MAYLDHAATTPMLPEAVEALTAHLGVTGNASSLHAAGRRARRSVEEAREALADALGARPSEVVFTSGGTEADNLAVKGLYWARRDAEPARTRVLASPVEHHAVLDAVHWLGEHEGATVEYLPVDSHGRVHPDALREAIARNPDDVALATVMWANNEIGTVLPVRELAEAAAESGVPLHSDAVQAFGQVPVDFVSSGLAAMTVSAHKIGGPYGIGALVLGREYTPVPVLHGGGQERHVRSGTLDVPAVASFAVAGRLAAQQREWFAREIGALRDALVAAVREAVPDAVLGGDPAPGGRLPANAHFAFPGCEGDSLLLLLDAQGIECSTGSACTAGVAQPSHVLLATGTDPDLARGTLRFSLGHTSTRADVEALAKAIGPAVERARRAGLT, from the coding sequence ATGGCTTACCTCGACCACGCCGCGACCACCCCGATGCTTCCCGAGGCGGTCGAGGCACTCACCGCGCACCTCGGCGTCACCGGTAACGCCTCCTCCCTCCACGCGGCCGGCCGGCGTGCCCGCCGGAGTGTCGAGGAGGCCCGTGAAGCCCTTGCCGACGCCCTCGGCGCACGCCCCAGCGAGGTGGTCTTCACCTCGGGCGGCACCGAGGCCGACAACCTCGCCGTGAAGGGGCTGTACTGGGCCCGCCGCGACGCCGAGCCGGCCCGCACCCGGGTCCTCGCCAGCCCCGTCGAGCACCATGCCGTCCTGGACGCCGTCCACTGGCTCGGCGAGCACGAGGGCGCCACCGTCGAGTACCTGCCGGTCGACTCGCACGGCAGGGTCCACCCGGACGCCCTGCGCGAGGCGATCGCCAGGAACCCCGACGACGTGGCCCTGGCCACCGTGATGTGGGCCAACAACGAGATCGGGACGGTTCTGCCGGTCCGTGAACTGGCCGAGGCCGCCGCCGAGTCCGGTGTCCCGCTGCACTCCGACGCCGTCCAGGCCTTCGGCCAGGTGCCGGTGGACTTCGTCTCGTCGGGGCTCGCCGCGATGACCGTCTCGGCCCACAAGATCGGCGGCCCGTACGGCATCGGAGCGCTGGTCCTGGGCCGTGAGTACACCCCCGTACCCGTGCTGCACGGCGGCGGTCAGGAGCGGCACGTGCGCTCCGGCACGCTCGACGTGCCCGCGGTCGCCTCCTTCGCGGTCGCCGGCCGGCTCGCCGCCCAGCAGCGGGAGTGGTTCGCCCGGGAGATCGGCGCGCTCCGCGACGCGCTGGTCGCCGCGGTCCGCGAGGCCGTCCCGGACGCCGTCCTCGGCGGCGACCCCGCGCCCGGGGGACGGCTTCCGGCCAACGCCCACTTCGCGTTCCCCGGCTGCGAGGGCGACTCCCTGCTGCTCCTGCTCGACGCCCAGGGCATCGAGTGCTCCACCGGTTCCGCCTGCACCGCCGGTGTCGCCCAGCCCAGTCACGTCCTCCTGGCCACCGGCACCGATCCGGACCTGGCCCGCGGCACCCTCCGCTTCTCCCTCGGCCACACCTCCACCCGCGCCGACGTCGAGGCCCTGGCGAAGGCCATCGGCCCGGCGGTGGAACGTGCCCGCCGGGCAGGCCTGACCTGA
- a CDS encoding DUF4190 domain-containing protein translates to MAVASFVLGVLGLLVLDVVPGPIAVVLAGLALRRGTTRRARACLGLGLVADPLVLPASTQTDDTISRSFRAGAVPGRPRPRATGHGP, encoded by the coding sequence ATGGCGGTCGCGTCCTTCGTCCTGGGGGTGCTGGGCCTGCTCGTCCTCGACGTCGTTCCCGGGCCGATCGCCGTCGTGCTGGCGGGCCTCGCCCTGCGGCGGGGCACGACCCGGCGCGCACGCGCCTGCCTGGGCCTCGGCCTGGTCGCCGACCCGCTGGTCCTGCCGGCGTCGACGCAGACGGACGACACGATCTCCCGGAGCTTCCGAGCGGGCGCGGTACCCGGCCGACCGCGCCCCAGGGCCACCGGACACGGCCCGTAG
- a CDS encoding thioesterase family protein, protein MPEAASAAAVRATIGDSEFDRDTAVVPRAPGVYDADLSAGWTIISAVNGGYLLAVLGRALAHALPHPDPFTLTAHYLTASQPGPAVVRTQTVRTGHTLSTGQASLFQTDDRGREVERIRLLASYGDLDALPDDVRTSAEPPVIPPMDQCFGAEDGPAPVDGSSAIMDRLLLKLDPSTLGWALGEPSGKGETRAWFGLADGRDHDPLSLLLAVDALPPTAFDLGLKGWVPTVELTVHVRSRPAPGPLRVSITTRNLAGGFLEEDAEVWDSTGRLAAQSRQLARVRLG, encoded by the coding sequence ATGCCAGAAGCAGCCTCCGCCGCGGCCGTTCGGGCCACCATCGGCGACAGTGAGTTCGATCGCGACACCGCGGTCGTCCCCCGCGCACCGGGCGTCTACGACGCCGATCTCTCCGCCGGATGGACGATCATCAGCGCCGTCAACGGCGGCTATCTGCTGGCCGTCCTGGGCCGCGCCCTCGCCCACGCGCTGCCGCATCCGGACCCGTTCACCCTCACCGCGCACTACCTGACCGCCTCCCAGCCGGGCCCGGCGGTCGTCCGTACCCAGACCGTACGCACCGGACACACCCTCTCGACCGGGCAGGCGTCCCTCTTCCAGACGGACGACCGGGGCCGTGAGGTCGAGCGCATCCGTCTCCTGGCCTCCTACGGCGACCTGGACGCCCTGCCCGACGACGTCCGTACGTCGGCCGAGCCGCCCGTGATACCGCCCATGGACCAGTGCTTCGGTGCCGAGGACGGCCCGGCCCCCGTCGACGGCAGCTCCGCCATCATGGACCGTCTGCTGCTCAAACTGGACCCGTCGACCCTCGGCTGGGCTCTCGGAGAGCCCTCCGGCAAGGGGGAGACGCGTGCCTGGTTCGGGCTCGCCGACGGCCGGGACCACGACCCGCTCTCCCTGCTGCTCGCGGTGGACGCGCTGCCTCCCACCGCCTTCGACCTCGGGCTCAAGGGCTGGGTCCCCACGGTCGAGCTGACGGTGCACGTCCGCTCCCGCCCGGCGCCCGGCCCGCTGCGGGTGTCGATCACCACCCGCAACCTCGCCGGCGGCTTCCTCGAGGAGGACGCCGAGGTCTGGGACAGCACCGGCCGTCTGGCGGCCCAGTCCCGTCAGCTCGCCCGGGTACGCCTGGGCTGA
- a CDS encoding trimeric intracellular cation channel family protein, with translation MLQQLFSPSLLHTLDLIGIFVFAISGALLAVRKNLDVFGIAVLAEVTALGGGLFRDVVIGAVPPAAFTDLGYFVTPLFAVVLVFFLHPHVERIQNAVNFFDAAGLGLFCVVGTTKAYDYGLGLTASACMGLATAVGGGVLRDVLANEVPSLLRWDRDLYAVPAIVGATMVALCIRFDALNAFTSTVAVITAFVLRLLALRYHWRAPRAWQRRTTVREEE, from the coding sequence GTGCTTCAGCAACTCTTCAGCCCGTCCCTCCTGCACACGCTCGACCTGATCGGCATCTTCGTCTTCGCGATCTCGGGTGCCCTGCTGGCCGTGCGCAAGAACCTCGACGTCTTCGGCATCGCCGTACTCGCGGAGGTCACCGCGCTCGGCGGCGGTCTCTTCCGCGACGTGGTCATCGGCGCGGTGCCGCCCGCCGCCTTCACGGACCTGGGGTACTTCGTCACCCCGCTGTTCGCCGTGGTGCTGGTCTTCTTCCTCCACCCGCACGTGGAGCGCATCCAGAACGCCGTCAACTTCTTCGACGCCGCCGGGCTCGGCCTGTTCTGCGTCGTCGGCACCACCAAGGCGTACGACTACGGGCTCGGCCTGACCGCCTCCGCCTGCATGGGCCTCGCCACCGCGGTGGGCGGCGGCGTGCTGCGGGACGTGCTCGCCAACGAGGTGCCCTCGCTGCTGCGCTGGGACCGCGACCTGTACGCGGTACCGGCGATCGTCGGCGCCACCATGGTCGCGCTGTGCATCCGGTTCGACGCGCTGAACGCGTTCACCAGCACTGTGGCGGTGATCACGGCGTTCGTGCTGCGGCTGCTGGCGCTGCGGTACCACTGGCGGGCGCCCCGCGCCTGGCAGCGCCGCACGACGGTTCGCGAGGAGGAGTAG
- a CDS encoding ABC transporter ATP-binding protein, whose translation MSLLELDGVKVHFPIKKGVLFDRTVGHVYAVDGVSLKVEAGETYGLVGESGCGKTTLGRSVLRLVDITEGSVVLDGTDLAKLPGEEMRRFRRRLQMVFQDPLGSLNPRQNIESILSEGMVAHGIGKNQEERREKIKAILERVGLPSNALARYPHEFSGGQRQRIGIARALVLEPDVIICDEPVSALDVSIQAQVVNLLEELQEELGLTYLVIAHDLAVVRHISDVIGVMYLGSLVEEAPSDTLYAEPKHPYTKALMSAVPVPDPEVEDRRERILLTGDLPSPANPPTGCRFHTRCPWAQAERCATERPELQDVGGGHRVACHYTAEIASGELTRTQPTGIEAVTETEDVPAERAEGEAEVPAALLPADSTTKPDAAVVKEKAPAAVEVPGDPTADADAKGHDVARPDVSARGSAGTD comes from the coding sequence ATGAGCCTGCTCGAACTGGACGGCGTCAAGGTCCACTTCCCCATCAAGAAGGGCGTCCTGTTCGACCGTACGGTCGGACACGTCTACGCCGTGGACGGGGTGTCCCTGAAGGTCGAGGCCGGCGAGACCTACGGCCTGGTCGGCGAGTCCGGCTGCGGCAAGACCACCCTCGGGCGGTCGGTGCTGCGGCTGGTGGACATCACCGAGGGGTCGGTCGTCCTCGACGGCACCGACCTGGCGAAGCTGCCCGGCGAGGAGATGCGCCGCTTCCGGCGCCGGCTCCAGATGGTCTTCCAGGACCCGCTGGGTTCGCTCAACCCCCGGCAGAACATCGAGTCGATCCTGTCCGAGGGCATGGTCGCCCACGGCATCGGCAAGAACCAGGAGGAGCGCCGCGAGAAGATCAAGGCGATCCTGGAGCGGGTCGGCCTGCCCTCCAACGCGCTGGCCCGCTACCCGCACGAGTTCTCCGGCGGCCAGCGCCAGCGCATCGGCATCGCCCGCGCGCTGGTCCTCGAGCCGGATGTGATCATCTGTGACGAGCCGGTCTCCGCGCTCGACGTGTCGATCCAGGCCCAGGTCGTCAACCTGCTGGAGGAACTCCAGGAGGAACTCGGCCTGACCTACCTGGTGATCGCCCACGACCTCGCGGTCGTCCGGCACATCTCCGACGTGATCGGCGTGATGTACCTGGGCTCGCTGGTCGAGGAGGCACCGAGCGACACCCTCTACGCCGAGCCCAAGCACCCGTACACCAAGGCCCTGATGTCGGCCGTGCCGGTGCCGGACCCGGAGGTGGAGGACCGCCGCGAGCGCATCCTGCTCACCGGTGACCTGCCCTCCCCGGCCAACCCGCCCACCGGCTGCCGCTTCCACACCCGCTGCCCCTGGGCCCAGGCGGAGCGGTGCGCGACCGAGCGGCCGGAACTGCAGGACGTCGGCGGCGGTCACCGGGTGGCCTGCCACTACACCGCCGAGATCGCGTCGGGAGAGCTGACGCGGACCCAGCCGACGGGCATCGAGGCCGTCACGGAAACCGAGGACGTGCCGGCGGAGCGGGCCGAGGGCGAGGCGGAGGTTCCCGCCGCGCTCCTGCCGGCCGACTCGACGACCAAGCCGGACGCCGCGGTGGTCAAGGAGAAGGCGCCCGCAGCGGTCGAGGTCCCGGGCGACCCGACGGCCGATGCCGACGCGAAGGGCCATGACGTGGCGCGGCCGGACGTGTCCGCCAGGGGTTCGGCCGGGACCGACTGA
- a CDS encoding ABC transporter ATP-binding protein, translated as MSLLTVDELTVTFGGRGRKESRAVDGVSFAVDQGQVVGLVGESGCGKSVTSLALMGLLPHKGVTVGGRAEFDGTDLFTMSPSARRDLRGSRMAMIFQDPLSSLNPVVPIGVQVTEILERHRGMKGEAARKEAAHLLDRVGIPDPVRRLKEYPHQLSGGMRQRALIAMAVACAPSLLIADEPTTALDVTIQAQILELLKELVDQEGTALLMITHDLGVVAGLCDEVNVLYAGKAVESAGRRELFAHPTHPYTHGLLGSIPRLDAPRGESLKPIRGSINDRVAWADGCAFAPRCDRYEMGCLTGTPQLAEERAADHRVRCVNPVPDDAKAEEVPA; from the coding sequence ATGTCTCTGCTCACTGTCGACGAACTGACCGTCACCTTCGGCGGCCGCGGCCGCAAGGAGTCCCGGGCGGTCGACGGCGTCTCCTTCGCGGTCGACCAGGGCCAGGTCGTGGGCCTGGTCGGCGAGTCCGGCTGCGGAAAGTCCGTCACCTCCCTGGCCCTGATGGGCCTGTTGCCCCACAAGGGCGTCACGGTCGGCGGCCGCGCCGAATTCGACGGCACGGACCTGTTCACCATGAGCCCGTCCGCCCGTCGCGACCTGCGCGGCAGCAGGATGGCGATGATCTTCCAGGACCCGTTGTCCTCGCTCAACCCGGTCGTGCCGATCGGCGTGCAGGTCACCGAGATCCTGGAGCGCCACCGCGGGATGAAGGGGGAGGCCGCCCGCAAGGAGGCCGCCCACCTGCTGGACCGGGTCGGCATCCCCGACCCGGTCCGGCGGCTCAAGGAGTACCCGCACCAGCTCTCCGGCGGCATGCGCCAGCGCGCGCTGATCGCCATGGCGGTGGCCTGTGCCCCGAGCCTGCTCATCGCCGACGAGCCGACCACGGCCCTCGACGTGACGATCCAGGCCCAGATCCTGGAACTGCTCAAGGAACTCGTGGACCAGGAGGGCACCGCCCTGCTGATGATCACCCACGACCTCGGTGTGGTCGCCGGCCTCTGTGACGAGGTCAACGTGCTCTACGCGGGCAAGGCCGTGGAGTCCGCCGGGCGCCGCGAGCTGTTCGCCCACCCCACCCACCCCTACACGCACGGACTGCTGGGCTCCATCCCGCGCCTGGACGCCCCCCGGGGCGAGTCCCTCAAGCCCATCCGCGGCTCCATCAACGACCGCGTCGCCTGGGCCGACGGCTGTGCCTTCGCGCCGCGCTGCGACCGGTACGAGATGGGCTGCCTGACCGGCACCCCGCAGCTGGCCGAGGAGCGTGCCGCCGATCACCGGGTGCGGTGCGTCAACCCCGTACCCGACGACGCGAAGGCCGAGGAGGTCCCCGCATGA
- a CDS encoding ABC transporter permease: MSVATKTDKIQRLAELTATKETSSGASLWREAFRRLKHSKMAIIGAVVIALFVLVAVVGPYLTPYSPTAQAWRGEVFPNRGEFVGPRGDNWFGLDHLGRDMFSRMLVGARQTLLVGVVSTFIGLTVGFLIGGVSGAAATLGGDAGKRIDSVIMRFIDMMLALPSLLLAVSVAAVMGQSLTTVMIAVGVVQIPVFARLLRGSMLAQGGADYVLAAKSLGVRKRRIVVSQIVPNSLSPVIVQATLSLATAIIEAAALSYLGLGNPDPAIPEWGVMLAQAQRFFDNAPMMAVYPAVGIIITALGFTLLGEAMREALDPKLRG, translated from the coding sequence GTGAGTGTCGCCACCAAGACCGACAAGATCCAGCGCCTCGCGGAACTGACCGCGACCAAGGAGACCAGCTCCGGCGCCAGCCTGTGGCGGGAAGCCTTCCGCCGGCTCAAGCACAGCAAGATGGCGATCATCGGCGCCGTCGTCATCGCCCTGTTCGTCCTCGTCGCGGTCGTCGGGCCCTACCTCACCCCGTACTCCCCGACCGCCCAGGCGTGGAGAGGAGAGGTCTTCCCCAACCGGGGCGAGTTCGTCGGCCCCCGCGGCGACAACTGGTTCGGGCTCGACCACCTCGGCCGGGACATGTTCTCCCGCATGCTGGTCGGCGCCCGCCAGACGCTGCTCGTCGGCGTCGTCTCCACCTTCATCGGCCTGACCGTCGGCTTCCTGATCGGCGGCGTCTCCGGAGCCGCCGCCACCCTCGGCGGTGATGCCGGGAAGCGGATCGACTCCGTCATCATGCGCTTCATCGACATGATGCTGGCGCTGCCCTCGCTGCTGCTGGCCGTGTCCGTGGCCGCCGTCATGGGGCAGTCGCTCACCACGGTGATGATCGCCGTGGGTGTCGTCCAGATCCCGGTGTTCGCGCGGCTGCTGCGCGGCTCCATGCTGGCACAGGGCGGCGCGGACTACGTGCTCGCGGCCAAGTCCCTGGGCGTGCGCAAGCGGCGCATCGTGGTCTCGCAGATCGTCCCCAACTCGCTCAGCCCGGTGATCGTGCAGGCCACGCTCTCCCTGGCCACCGCGATCATCGAGGCCGCCGCCCTGTCCTACCTGGGCCTGGGCAACCCCGACCCGGCCATCCCCGAGTGGGGTGTCATGCTCGCCCAGGCGCAGCGCTTCTTCGACAACGCGCCGATGATGGCGGTCTACCCCGCCGTCGGCATCATCATCACCGCCCTCGGCTTCACCCTCCTCGGCGAGGCCATGCGGGAAGCCCTCGACCCGAAGCTGAGGGGCTGA